From the genome of Candidatus Palauibacter australiensis, one region includes:
- a CDS encoding ABC transporter substrate-binding protein encodes MRTDPLARAVARTSACAAALVACLAGQATAQSITAVSYGGSYQKASTEAWFEPFTAATGIRVGVEDFTGGLAQIRAQVEVGNVYWDVVDLNASDVTLACDEGLLEYIDAETLPPGADGTLAAEDFAPGTLSDCGAGVVVWSTIYAFDARRFPGARPETIADFFDLEKFPGRRGMRRVPMANLEFALLADGVSAEEVYPLLDTPEGLDRAFRKLDTIKDHVVWWEAGAQPPQMLADGEVVMSTAYNGRIFNAQVLENQPFEIVWDGQLLDINQLAIVAGTPRVEEAMRLVRFASTAEALAALGRRISYGPVRASAAPLITTHLETGVEMGPHLPTHPPNMARALRRDWDWWVDNQDVLNERFSAWLAR; translated from the coding sequence GTGCGAACTGACCCGCTCGCGCGCGCCGTGGCGCGCACCTCCGCGTGCGCCGCCGCTCTCGTCGCGTGTCTCGCCGGACAGGCGACCGCCCAGTCGATCACCGCCGTCTCCTACGGTGGCTCGTATCAGAAGGCGAGCACGGAGGCGTGGTTCGAACCGTTCACCGCCGCCACCGGGATCCGGGTGGGCGTCGAGGACTTCACCGGCGGTCTGGCCCAGATCCGGGCCCAGGTGGAAGTGGGCAACGTCTATTGGGACGTCGTGGACCTGAACGCCTCGGACGTCACGCTCGCCTGCGACGAGGGGCTGCTGGAGTACATCGACGCGGAGACGCTACCACCCGGAGCGGACGGGACGCTGGCGGCGGAGGATTTCGCGCCAGGGACGCTTTCCGACTGCGGGGCCGGGGTTGTCGTCTGGTCCACGATCTACGCGTTCGATGCACGCCGCTTCCCGGGTGCCAGACCGGAGACGATCGCGGATTTCTTCGATCTCGAGAAGTTCCCCGGGCGCCGCGGGATGCGCCGTGTTCCGATGGCGAACCTCGAATTCGCCCTCCTGGCGGACGGCGTGTCGGCGGAGGAGGTGTACCCCCTGCTCGACACCCCGGAGGGCCTGGATCGGGCGTTCCGCAAGCTCGATACGATCAAGGATCACGTCGTGTGGTGGGAGGCGGGGGCACAGCCGCCGCAGATGCTGGCGGACGGCGAAGTGGTGATGAGTACGGCCTACAACGGCCGCATCTTCAACGCCCAGGTGCTGGAGAACCAGCCGTTCGAGATCGTGTGGGACGGGCAACTTCTGGACATCAACCAGCTCGCCATCGTCGCCGGCACGCCACGGGTCGAGGAGGCGATGCGACTCGTGAGATTTGCGAGTACCGCGGAGGCGCTCGCGGCGCTCGGCCGCAGAATCTCGTACGGCCCCGTCCGGGCCTCGGCCGCGCCGCTGATCACCACCCACCTGGAGACGGGCGTCGAGATGGGACCGCACCTGCCCACGCATCCCCCCAACATGGCGCGCGCGCTCCGCAGGGACTGGGACTGGTGGGTGGACAACCAGGACGTGCTGAACGAGCGCTTCAGCGCGTGGTTGGCGCGCTGA
- a CDS encoding DUF3500 domain-containing protein, translating to MKIRNRTAGRVTWATCLLVPAVALALATGGEPGAKMNSASAAQAFISLLDEAGREKALFSLEDEERFNWHFVPRARNGLPLADMTTEQRGAAHDLLQATMSSQGFLKASAIIELERILGLLEGRPERRDPENYYVAIFGDPSGDGPWAWRFEGHHLSLNFSSPSGVLTVTGPAFMGANPARVPSGPKAGWRPLGREEDLARALMRSFTAEQRERATIATEAPSDILTGNDREARLDAFEGLPADAMTAGQRAILFEIVQEYAGNAAAGADWMARVESEIPASDIHFAWAGTLEPGEGHYYRVHAPVFLIEYDNTQNDANHVHSVWRDLENDFGGDALARHYEESDHH from the coding sequence ATGAAGATCAGGAATCGGACGGCCGGACGGGTCACGTGGGCGACCTGCCTGCTCGTGCCCGCGGTCGCGCTCGCGCTGGCGACGGGAGGAGAGCCGGGCGCGAAGATGAACTCGGCCTCCGCCGCACAGGCCTTCATCTCCCTCCTCGATGAAGCGGGACGGGAGAAGGCGCTCTTCTCCCTCGAGGACGAGGAGCGCTTCAACTGGCACTTCGTCCCGAGGGCCCGGAACGGACTGCCCCTCGCCGACATGACGACAGAGCAGCGCGGCGCCGCCCACGATCTCCTTCAGGCCACCATGAGCAGCCAAGGCTTCCTGAAGGCCAGCGCGATCATCGAACTGGAGCGCATCCTCGGACTCCTGGAGGGACGGCCCGAGCGCCGGGACCCGGAGAACTACTACGTCGCGATCTTCGGCGACCCGTCGGGGGACGGGCCGTGGGCGTGGCGGTTCGAGGGACACCACCTCTCCCTCAACTTCTCGTCACCTTCGGGCGTGCTCACGGTGACGGGGCCCGCATTCATGGGCGCGAACCCGGCCCGCGTGCCGTCGGGCCCGAAGGCGGGCTGGCGACCGCTGGGGCGGGAGGAAGACCTGGCCCGGGCGCTGATGCGGAGCTTCACTGCGGAACAGCGCGAGCGCGCGACGATCGCGACCGAGGCTCCCAGCGACATCCTCACCGGGAACGACCGCGAGGCCCGGCTCGACGCGTTCGAGGGTCTTCCCGCCGATGCCATGACGGCAGGGCAGCGCGCGATCCTGTTCGAGATCGTTCAGGAGTACGCCGGGAACGCGGCGGCGGGCGCCGACTGGATGGCCCGGGTCGAAAGCGAGATTCCGGCGAGCGACATCCACTTCGCCTGGGCGGGAACGCTCGAACCCGGCGAGGGACACTACTACCGGGTCCACGCCCCGGTCTTCCTGATCGAGTACGACAACACGCAGAACGACGCGAATCACGTCCACTCGGTGTGGCGGGATCTGGAGAACGACTTCGGGGGCGACGCGCTGGCGCGCCACTACGAGGAGTCCGACCACCACTGA
- a CDS encoding PQQ-dependent sugar dehydrogenase: protein MIKRTPLAIFAAGLLLSTATPALGQDVRQSAYHDYRLVPVAEGLVRPWSIAFLPDGEMLVTEKAGTLRVVRDGMLLPEPVKGVPEVISAGQGGLLDVVPHPDFEDNRLLYLSYSKPDETERGTTAVIRGRYENGALTGIEEIFLAVSEGRGHYGSRLVFDGQGHLFISVGDRQASTRGDLYAHPAQDPSTHHGTVSRVYEDGGIPEDNPFLGDPSVQPEIWSFGHRNQQGMVMNPETGDLWATEHGPQGGDELNLVQPGLNYGWPIVGYGVNYGSGTAIHEGTHKEGMEQPAHVWVPSIATSGLLFYTGDRFPHWKGNLFVGGMAGEQLARLTLDGQDVIREETLVQGLGRIRDVRQGPDGLIYLAIDGRRGEPTAIVRMEPVATH from the coding sequence CGCCGGGCTTCTTCTGTCGACCGCGACTCCGGCGCTGGGCCAGGACGTCAGGCAGTCGGCTTACCACGACTACCGGCTCGTCCCGGTGGCGGAGGGGCTGGTGCGCCCGTGGTCGATCGCGTTCCTGCCCGACGGCGAGATGCTGGTCACGGAAAAGGCGGGCACGCTCCGCGTCGTGCGCGACGGTATGCTCCTTCCCGAACCCGTGAAGGGCGTGCCGGAGGTGATCTCGGCCGGACAGGGCGGACTCCTCGATGTCGTGCCTCACCCCGACTTCGAGGACAACCGGCTCCTCTACCTCAGCTACTCGAAGCCGGACGAGACCGAGCGCGGGACGACCGCGGTCATCCGGGGACGCTACGAGAACGGCGCTCTGACGGGCATCGAGGAGATCTTCCTTGCGGTATCGGAAGGGCGGGGGCACTACGGGTCCCGTCTCGTCTTCGACGGACAGGGGCACCTCTTCATCAGCGTCGGCGACCGCCAGGCCTCGACCCGTGGCGATCTCTACGCGCACCCCGCGCAGGACCCCTCGACCCATCACGGCACCGTCAGCCGCGTGTACGAGGACGGGGGGATTCCCGAGGACAACCCGTTCCTCGGCGACCCGAGCGTTCAGCCGGAGATCTGGAGCTTCGGGCACCGCAACCAGCAGGGGATGGTCATGAACCCGGAGACGGGCGACCTGTGGGCCACGGAGCACGGTCCGCAGGGCGGTGACGAGCTCAACCTGGTTCAGCCGGGGCTCAACTACGGCTGGCCCATCGTGGGCTACGGCGTCAACTACGGCTCGGGCACCGCGATCCATGAAGGCACGCACAAGGAAGGGATGGAGCAGCCGGCCCACGTCTGGGTGCCGTCGATCGCGACCTCCGGGCTGCTTTTCTACACGGGGGACCGCTTCCCGCACTGGAAGGGGAACCTGTTCGTGGGCGGGATGGCCGGGGAACAGTTGGCGCGCCTGACGCTGGACGGGCAGGACGTGATACGGGAGGAGACGCTCGTGCAGGGGCTGGGCCGGATCCGCGATGTTCGGCAGGGTCCGGACGGGCTCATCTACCTGGCCATCGACGGCCGGCGGGGCGAACCGACGGCGATCGTGCGGATGGAGCCGGTCGCCACGCACTAA
- a CDS encoding serine hydrolase encodes MTVSRRVRGIPAARWLFPAIILLSTILAGATRFAPALAAQEARTLSYGEPEEVGMSRAVLEGALGLYHEAVERGDIVGAVLLVARNGKIVLHEAVGMRDKERGLPMERNSMFRMASNTKPVVATAVAQLVEEGKLSYDDLVREYIPEWDNYRAGFITVGHLLSHSSGLRIPTLFLQPLGENPTLQSESARFGAIGAEVTPGETYSYNNPGYNTLGALVEIASGQLLEDRLMETVYGPLGMADSYNHHAEHPVGGKVDRMGAVYYQRGPDGDWMPGGTPGGPVAFPFARASGGMISSAWDYAVFAQTFLNGGTYDGARILAPESVELMTSPKIHIAGEGDEASYYGYGWRLADGTFGHGGSDGTNAWLDPDREIIGLVFTQTPRGDNRGTRLERFRELVNLSLEGN; translated from the coding sequence ATGACGGTTTCGCGGCGAGTTCGCGGCATCCCTGCCGCTCGGTGGCTCTTCCCGGCGATCATCCTGCTCTCGACGATCCTCGCGGGCGCGACGCGGTTCGCTCCGGCCCTGGCGGCGCAGGAAGCGCGCACGCTCTCCTACGGCGAACCGGAGGAGGTCGGCATGTCCCGCGCCGTCCTCGAGGGCGCCCTCGGCCTGTACCACGAGGCCGTCGAGCGGGGCGACATCGTGGGCGCCGTCCTGCTGGTCGCCCGCAACGGGAAGATCGTCCTCCACGAGGCGGTCGGCATGCGGGACAAGGAGCGGGGGCTGCCGATGGAGCGGAACTCGATGTTCCGCATGGCCTCCAACACGAAGCCCGTCGTGGCCACCGCGGTCGCGCAACTCGTCGAAGAGGGCAAGCTCTCCTACGACGACCTCGTACGGGAGTACATCCCCGAGTGGGACAACTACCGGGCGGGGTTCATCACGGTCGGACACCTGCTGTCCCACAGCAGCGGGCTCCGGATCCCCACGCTCTTCCTGCAGCCGCTGGGCGAGAACCCGACGCTGCAGAGCGAGTCGGCCCGCTTCGGCGCGATCGGGGCCGAGGTGACGCCGGGCGAGACGTACTCCTACAACAATCCGGGCTACAACACGCTCGGCGCGCTGGTCGAGATCGCCTCCGGCCAGTTGCTGGAGGACCGGCTCATGGAGACGGTGTACGGACCGCTCGGGATGGCCGACAGCTACAACCACCACGCCGAGCACCCGGTCGGCGGGAAGGTCGACCGCATGGGCGCCGTCTACTACCAGCGCGGCCCCGACGGCGACTGGATGCCCGGCGGCACCCCCGGAGGCCCGGTGGCCTTCCCGTTCGCGCGCGCTTCGGGCGGGATGATCTCGTCGGCGTGGGACTACGCGGTCTTCGCCCAGACCTTCCTGAACGGCGGCACCTACGACGGCGCCCGGATCCTGGCGCCGGAATCCGTCGAACTCATGACCTCGCCGAAGATCCACATCGCAGGAGAGGGGGACGAGGCGAGCTACTACGGGTACGGCTGGCGGCTCGCCGACGGCACCTTCGGCCACGGCGGGTCGGACGGCACGAACGCGTGGCTCGACCCCGACCGCGAGATCATCGGTCTCGTGTTCACGCAGACGCCGCGCGGCGACAACCGCGGCACCCGCCTGGAGCGCTTCCGCGAACTCGTGAACCTCTCGCTCGAGGGCAACTGA
- a CDS encoding ABC transporter substrate-binding protein, which yields MNTNRKFTVRTPHNVALVVLAGAAAFTLGCGPQAPEDPAITAVSWGGSYGRAYRGAIQVPFMDETGIRVDMEDYNGGLAQIRAQVDVGAVYWDVVDLEMADAMRGCDEGLLERIDIDMLPPAPDGTPAREDFYSEMQGECGAGMLFYSTVYAYNADLFPDARPATMADFFDLEQFPGRRGMRRVPQVNLEFALIADDVPLDEVYAVLRTPEGLDRAFDKLDTIADQVVWWEAGAQPPQMLADGEVVMSTAYNGRIFNAQILEEQPFVIVWDGQVLDYGQLSIVAGTPRLENALRFVAFATTGESLAAVARRISYGPARRSGEPLVTTHLATGVEMAPHLPTSPENIARALRNDWEFWVDNQDALNERFSAWLTRAN from the coding sequence ATGAATACGAACAGGAAGTTTACGGTCCGCACGCCGCACAACGTGGCGCTCGTCGTCCTCGCCGGCGCGGCGGCGTTCACGCTCGGGTGCGGGCCGCAGGCGCCGGAAGATCCGGCGATCACGGCCGTTTCCTGGGGAGGCTCCTACGGGCGGGCGTATCGCGGGGCCATCCAGGTCCCCTTCATGGATGAGACCGGGATTCGCGTGGACATGGAGGACTACAACGGCGGCCTCGCCCAGATACGGGCGCAGGTCGACGTCGGAGCGGTCTACTGGGATGTCGTCGATCTCGAGATGGCCGATGCGATGCGCGGTTGCGACGAGGGCCTCCTGGAAAGGATCGACATCGACATGCTCCCGCCGGCCCCCGACGGGACCCCCGCGAGGGAGGACTTCTATTCGGAGATGCAGGGGGAGTGCGGGGCCGGGATGCTCTTCTACTCCACCGTGTACGCGTATAACGCCGACCTCTTCCCGGATGCGCGGCCCGCGACGATGGCGGATTTCTTCGACCTCGAGCAGTTCCCGGGGCGCCGCGGCATGCGTCGCGTGCCTCAGGTCAACCTCGAGTTCGCGCTCATCGCCGACGACGTACCGCTTGACGAGGTCTACGCCGTGCTGCGCACGCCGGAGGGGTTGGACCGGGCCTTCGACAAGCTGGATACGATCGCGGACCAGGTCGTCTGGTGGGAGGCGGGGGCGCAGCCGCCGCAGATGCTCGCGGACGGCGAAGTCGTGATGAGCACCGCCTACAACGGCCGCATCTTCAACGCCCAGATCCTGGAGGAGCAGCCGTTCGTCATCGTGTGGGACGGCCAGGTGCTCGACTACGGTCAGTTGAGCATCGTGGCGGGGACGCCGCGGCTGGAGAACGCGCTCCGCTTCGTTGCGTTCGCGACGACGGGGGAATCGCTGGCGGCCGTCGCGCGCCGGATCTCCTACGGTCCGGCCCGCCGGTCGGGAGAGCCGCTCGTCACGACCCACCTGGCGACCGGCGTCGAGATGGCGCCCCATCTGCCCACGAGCCCCGAGAACATCGCGCGCGCCCTGCGGAACGACTGGGAGTTCTGGGTGGACAACCAGGACGCGCTGAACGAGCGCTTCAGCGCCTGGCTGACCCGTGCGAACTGA
- a CDS encoding aminotransferase class IV, with amino-acid sequence MRTIIVYLNGDYLPVGEARVSVNDRGFLFADAVYEAIPAYAGRCFLRERHLARLAWGLRTLRIEADVAPLADVGDELIARNDLVAAEFSVFYMQVTRGAAPRTHAFPKEAVPPTVYAFAKELLRTTPERWERGFGAITLPDQRWARADIKTTGLLPNVLAQQAAVEAEVEDAIFIREGMVQEGTHNNVFAVLGGEVTTAPATNHILHGVTRAFTLELCAGLGIPARERAFTTDELRGAEEIFFTGTTTEVRPTVELDGRPVGSGRPGEITRALSEAYRRAVAPEGSAT; translated from the coding sequence TTGCGGACCATCATCGTCTATCTGAACGGAGACTACCTCCCCGTCGGCGAGGCGCGGGTCTCGGTGAACGACCGGGGCTTCCTGTTCGCGGACGCGGTCTACGAGGCGATCCCGGCGTACGCCGGCCGCTGTTTCCTGCGCGAACGCCACCTGGCCCGGCTCGCATGGGGCCTCCGAACGCTCCGGATCGAGGCGGACGTGGCTCCCCTCGCCGACGTCGGTGACGAACTCATCGCGCGGAACGATCTCGTCGCGGCGGAGTTCTCCGTCTTCTACATGCAGGTGACGCGCGGCGCCGCCCCCCGCACGCACGCGTTCCCGAAAGAGGCGGTCCCGCCCACGGTCTACGCCTTCGCGAAGGAACTCCTCCGCACGACGCCGGAGCGGTGGGAGCGGGGCTTCGGCGCCATCACGCTGCCCGACCAGCGCTGGGCCCGTGCCGACATCAAGACGACCGGCCTCCTGCCCAACGTGCTCGCGCAGCAGGCCGCGGTGGAGGCGGAAGTCGAGGACGCGATCTTCATCCGCGAAGGGATGGTGCAGGAGGGGACGCACAACAACGTGTTCGCGGTGCTCGGCGGAGAGGTGACGACGGCCCCGGCCACGAACCACATCCTGCACGGCGTCACCCGCGCCTTCACGCTCGAACTGTGCGCGGGACTGGGCATCCCCGCCCGGGAACGCGCTTTCACGACGGACGAACTCCGGGGCGCGGAAGAGATCTTCTTCACGGGGACGACGACGGAGGTGCGGCCGACCGTCGAACTGGACGGACGGCCCGTCGGAAGCGGACGCCCGGGCGAGATCACCCGGGCGTTGTCGGAAGCCTACCGGCGGGCCGTGGCCCCCGAAGGATCGGCGACCTAG
- a CDS encoding ABC transporter permease: MVGALRGVGPPPRERLRAMGLVLPLLVFLGVTFLAPLATMLMRSVHDPVVADALPATLAALREWEGEGLPSEAVYEAAARELGSAREARTLGQVAGRVNRLRSGLRSVFTRTARNIEDVTDGPWREAMAGLDSAWVDPGTWHAVRAAGERFTARHYLNAVDMQRLPDGSVAPQPEERRIYLPLLWRTLLVSLAITVFCLILGYPIAHLIAHAPPRRGNLLLALVLVPFWTSLLVRTTSWIVLLQTQGVINDLLVAIGLVGDDGRLSMVYNMTGTLVAMTHVLLPFMVLPLYSVMRSIPPLHMRAAASMGATPAQAFRRVYWPQTLPGVGAGSLLVFILAIGYYITPALVGGSSGQLISNMVAYHMQTSLNWGLAAALGALLLAGVLVLYLLYDRLVGVERMSLG, from the coding sequence GTGGTTGGCGCGCTGAGAGGCGTCGGACCGCCCCCCCGCGAGCGGCTGCGGGCGATGGGGCTCGTGCTGCCGCTCCTCGTCTTCCTCGGCGTCACCTTCCTGGCCCCGCTGGCGACGATGCTGATGCGGAGCGTCCACGATCCGGTGGTCGCCGATGCGCTGCCCGCGACCCTCGCAGCGCTGCGCGAATGGGAAGGGGAAGGGCTGCCTTCCGAGGCGGTATACGAGGCGGCGGCGCGGGAACTCGGATCGGCGCGGGAGGCGAGGACGCTGGGGCAGGTCGCCGGCCGCGTGAACCGGCTGCGGAGCGGGCTGCGCAGCGTGTTCACGCGCACCGCCCGGAACATCGAGGACGTGACGGACGGGCCGTGGCGCGAGGCGATGGCGGGCCTGGACTCCGCGTGGGTCGACCCGGGGACCTGGCACGCCGTCCGCGCGGCGGGCGAGCGCTTCACGGCCCGCCACTACCTCAACGCCGTCGACATGCAGCGGCTGCCGGACGGCTCCGTCGCCCCCCAGCCCGAGGAACGGCGCATCTACCTGCCCCTGTTGTGGCGCACCCTGCTCGTGAGCCTGGCGATCACCGTGTTCTGCCTCATCCTCGGCTACCCGATCGCGCACCTCATCGCGCACGCGCCGCCCCGCCGGGGCAACCTGCTGCTCGCCCTCGTCCTCGTGCCCTTCTGGACCTCGCTCCTCGTCCGCACCACCTCGTGGATCGTCCTCCTCCAGACACAGGGGGTGATCAACGACCTGCTGGTCGCGATCGGGCTCGTCGGCGACGACGGCCGGCTCTCCATGGTGTACAACATGACCGGCACGCTCGTGGCCATGACGCACGTCCTGCTCCCCTTCATGGTCCTGCCCCTGTACTCGGTGATGCGTTCGATCCCGCCGCTGCACATGCGGGCCGCGGCCTCGATGGGCGCGACCCCCGCGCAGGCGTTCCGGCGGGTGTACTGGCCGCAGACGCTGCCCGGCGTGGGGGCCGGATCGCTCCTCGTCTTCATCCTCGCGATCGGCTACTACATCACCCCGGCCTTGGTAGGTGGGAGCAGCGGCCAACTGATCTCGAACATGGTCGCCTACCACATGCAGACGTCGCTGAACTGGGGGCTGGCGGCGGCGCTCGGCGCGCTCCTCCTCGCGGGCGTGCTCGTCCTCTACCTGCTCTACGACCGGCTGGTGGGCGTCGAGCGCATGAGCCTGGGTTAG
- a CDS encoding ABC transporter permease, translated as MTGARIGRFAHLTFCVLVFIFLVAPIIVIVPLSFNAEPYFTFTEGMLRLDPEAWSLRWYREVLENEAWTRGLVNSLVIGLSATVLATALGTLAALGLSSPAMPARRFITGLLISPMVTPVIISAAGMFFFYTQVGLAQTHLGLILAHATLGMPFVVITVVATLAGFDRNLTRAAASLGAGPVRIFRTVQLPLIAPGVISGALFAFATSFDEVVVVLFMGGLEQRTIPRQMWAGIREQISPAILAVATFLVVFALALLLTVEWLRRRSSA; from the coding sequence GTGACTGGAGCCCGCATCGGCCGCTTCGCGCACCTCACGTTCTGCGTCCTCGTGTTCATCTTTCTCGTGGCGCCGATCATCGTGATCGTCCCGCTGAGCTTCAACGCGGAGCCCTACTTCACCTTCACCGAGGGGATGCTCCGGCTCGATCCCGAGGCATGGTCGCTGCGCTGGTACCGGGAGGTCCTGGAGAACGAGGCCTGGACCCGGGGTCTCGTGAACAGCCTCGTGATCGGCCTCTCCGCCACGGTGCTCGCGACCGCGCTGGGCACGCTCGCCGCCCTTGGGCTCTCAAGTCCCGCCATGCCGGCCCGCCGCTTCATCACGGGACTCCTCATCTCGCCGATGGTCACGCCCGTGATCATCTCCGCGGCCGGGATGTTCTTCTTCTATACCCAGGTCGGCCTGGCCCAGACGCACCTTGGGCTCATCCTGGCCCACGCCACGCTCGGCATGCCCTTCGTCGTCATCACGGTGGTCGCCACGCTGGCGGGCTTCGACCGCAACCTGACGCGGGCCGCGGCCAGCCTCGGCGCGGGACCGGTGCGCATCTTCCGGACCGTGCAACTGCCGCTCATCGCGCCGGGCGTGATCTCGGGGGCGCTGTTCGCCTTCGCCACGTCGTTCGACGAGGTCGTCGTCGTCCTCTTCATGGGCGGACTGGAACAGCGGACGATCCCGCGACAGATGTGGGCCGGCATCCGCGAACAGATCAGCCCGGCGATCCTCGCTGTGGCCACCTTCCTCGTCGTGTTCGCCCTCGCGCTCCTGCTGACCGTCGAGTGGCTGCGCCGCCGATCGTCCGCCTGA
- a CDS encoding ABC transporter ATP-binding protein: MIAGPNGAASDRHSPTAHVEFEGVSKSYDGRTLVVDDLNLGIGRGEFVTLLGPSGSGKTTILMMLAGFQTATSGAIRIGGRSVQDLPPRKRGIGMVFQNYALFPHMTVGANLAFPLEVRGVAEERRRERVERALDLVRLGGLEDRRPGQLSGGQQQRVAIARALVFEPELVLMDEPLGALDRSLREEMQYEIRSIHQRLGVTVVYVTHDQQEAMVMSDRIAVLNGGRIEQIAGAEGLYEEPERAFVARFIGENNRLHGQVALVEDDLCEVDVGGERIRAFRIAPCGVGDTVTLSIRPERIAIKPEEGLYHNVVEATIEDMTFLGDHLRVRLAACGSRDVVAKIPNIVGHGAMMVGDTVRIGWTVNDCRALDFEGDEQSRA, from the coding sequence ATGATCGCGGGTCCCAACGGTGCGGCGAGCGACCGTCACAGCCCGACCGCGCACGTGGAGTTCGAGGGCGTGAGCAAGAGCTACGACGGCCGCACCCTGGTGGTGGACGACCTGAACCTCGGAATCGGCAGGGGCGAATTCGTGACCCTGCTCGGTCCTTCCGGTTCGGGGAAGACGACCATCCTGATGATGCTCGCGGGCTTTCAGACCGCGACGTCCGGCGCGATCCGCATCGGAGGGCGCTCCGTCCAGGACCTTCCGCCCCGCAAGCGCGGGATCGGGATGGTGTTCCAGAACTATGCCCTCTTTCCGCACATGACGGTGGGCGCCAACCTCGCGTTTCCATTGGAAGTGCGAGGTGTCGCCGAGGAACGGCGCCGCGAGCGCGTCGAGCGTGCGCTCGATCTCGTCCGCCTCGGTGGCCTCGAGGACCGTCGGCCCGGCCAGCTTTCCGGCGGCCAGCAACAGCGCGTGGCCATCGCGCGGGCCCTCGTATTCGAACCCGAACTCGTGCTCATGGACGAGCCGCTCGGCGCCCTGGACCGCAGTCTGCGCGAGGAGATGCAGTACGAGATCCGCTCCATCCACCAGAGGCTGGGCGTGACCGTCGTCTACGTCACCCACGACCAGCAGGAGGCCATGGTGATGTCGGATCGGATCGCCGTCCTCAACGGCGGCCGGATCGAGCAGATCGCCGGAGCGGAGGGGCTCTATGAGGAACCCGAACGCGCGTTCGTGGCCCGCTTCATCGGCGAGAACAACCGGCTGCACGGCCAGGTGGCGCTCGTGGAGGATGACCTGTGCGAGGTGGATGTGGGGGGCGAGCGGATCCGGGCTTTTCGCATCGCACCGTGCGGGGTCGGCGACACGGTCACGCTCTCGATCCGCCCCGAGCGGATCGCGATCAAGCCCGAGGAGGGTCTTTATCACAACGTGGTCGAGGCCACCATCGAGGACATGACTTTTCTGGGCGACCACCTGCGCGTGCGGCTGGCCGCCTGCGGTAGCCGGGACGTCGTGGCCAAGATCCCGAACATCGTGGGGCACGGCGCCATGATGGTGGGCGACACCGTCCGCATCGGCTGGACCGTCAACGACTGCCGCGCGCTGGACTTCGAAGGGGACGAGCAGAGCCGCGCATGA